From a region of the Primulina eburnea isolate SZY01 chromosome 7, ASM2296580v1, whole genome shotgun sequence genome:
- the LOC140836961 gene encoding protein disulfide isomerase-like 5-4, whose amino-acid sequence MVSTSKIKSVDFYRKIPRDLTEASLSGAGLSIVAAFSMMLLFGMELNDYLRVSTSTSVVVDKSSDGDFLRIDFNISFPALSCEFASVDVSDVLGTNRLNITKTVRKYSIDSKLNPTGSEFRSGPTSNSVKHDDDDVDEEYGEGSVSLNARNFDRISHQHAILVVNFFAPWCYWSNRLKPSWEKAAKIIKERYDPEIDGRIIMGKVDCTEEIDLCRRNHIQGYPSIRIFRKGSDVKEDHGHHDHESYYGDRDTDTLVKTMEDLVAPISLQSQNASDHSSSETKNDTKRPAPVAGGCRIEGFVRVKKVPGNLVVSARSAAHSFDASQMNMSHVITHFSFGKMLSPRVMNDMKRMLPYLGRSYDRLNGLSYISNPSDSNANVTIEHYIQVVKSEVMTRSYKLVEEYEYTAHSSLVHSLDIPVAKFHYEPSPMQVLITEDSKSFSHFITNVCAIIGGVFTVAGILDSILHNTFKLMKKVELGKNF is encoded by the exons ATGGTCTCCACGAGTAAAATAAAATCCGTGGATTTCTACAG GAAAATTCCCAGAGACCTGACCGAGGCATCATTATCAGGTGCTGGATTGTCAATTGTAGCAGCATTTTCCATGATGCTCTTATTTGGAATG GAACTGAATGATTATTTGCGAGTGAGCACCTCTACATCAGTTGTCGTTGATAAGAGCTCTGATGGGGACTTTTTACGAATTGACTTTAATATAAG TTTTCCAGCATTGTCATGTGAATTTGCATCTGTTGATGTCAGTGATGTCTTGGGAACA AATAGATTGAACATAACAAAGACTGTCCGCAAGTACTCAATAGATTCCAAACTAAACCCTACTGGCTCTGAATTTCGGTCTGGACCTACTTCGAATTCAGTTAaacatgatgatgatgatgttgATGAAGAGTACGGGGAAGGTTCTGTTTCACTAAATGCTCGCAATTTCGATAGAATTTCCCACCA GCATGCTATATTAGTGGTAAATTTTTTTGCTCCGTGGTGCTACTGGAGCAACCGCCTG AAACCTTCATGGGAGAAAgctgccaaaataattaaagaaaG aTATGACCCAGAAATTGATGGACGTATTATAATGGGGAAAGTTGATTGCACTGAAGAAATTGATCTGTGTAGAAG GAATCATATACAAGGGTATCCGTCAATTCGCATCTTCCGTAAAGGGAGTGATGTAAA AGAAGATCATGGTCATCATGATCACGAATCATATTATGGCGATCGGGATACAGATACTTTAGTTAAG ACAATGGAGGATTTGGTGGCACCTATTTCTTTGCAGTCACAAAATGCATCGGACCATTCATCATCAGAGACGAAAAATGATACAAAAAGGCCTGCACCTGTAGCCGGAGGATGTAGAATTGAGGGTTTTGTACGTGTGAAGAAG GTCCCTGGGAATCTTGTCGTATCTGCTCGTTCGGCTGCGCATTCTTTTGATGCTTCTCAGATGAACATGTCACATGTCATTACCCATTTTTCTTTTGGTAAAATGCTCTCTCCGAGGGTAATGAATGACATGAAGAGGATGTTGCCATATCTTGGTAGAAGCTATGACCGATTAAATGGGCTATCATATATCAGTAATCCGAGTGATTCAAATGCAAATGTAACT ATTGAACATTACATTCAAGTTGTGAAAAGTGAGGTGATGACTAGATCTTATAAATTAGTCGAGGAGTACGAATACACAGCCCACAGTAGTTTGGTTCACAGTCTTGATATCCCTGTTGCAAAATTTCATTATGAACCATCACCCATGCAG GTCTTAATAACTGAAGACTCGAAGTCCTTTTCACATTTCATTACAAATGTCTGTGCTATCATTGGAGGTGTTTTCACG GTTGCCGGAATCTTGGACTCGATTCTGCACAACACATTCAAGCTGATGAAAAAGGTTGAACTGGGGAAAAACTTTTGA
- the LOC140836962 gene encoding protein translation factor SUI1 homolog — protein sequence MSDFDIQTPAFDPFADANAENSGAGTKDYVHVRVQQRNGRKSLTTVQGLKKEFSYNKILKDLKKDFCCNGTVVQDPELGQVIQLQGDQRKNVSSFLIQAGIVKKEHIKIHGF from the exons ATGTCTGATTTTGACATCCAGACTCCTGCTTTTG ATCCTTTTGCTGATGCAAATGCTGAGAATTCTGGTGCTGGGACAAAGGACTATGTTCATGTTCGAGTTCAGCAGCGAAATGGTCGTAAAAGCCTAACAACTGTGCAGGGATTGAAGAAAGAGTTCAGCTATAACAAAATCCTGAAGGATCTTAAGAAAGACTTTTGCTGCAATGGAACTGTTGTTCAGGACCCAGAACTAGGCCAG GTTATTCAACTCCAAGGTGATCAGCGGAAGAACGTTTCTTCCTTTCTTATCCAG GCTGGTATCGTGAAAAAAGAGCATATAAAGATTCATGGTTTCTGA
- the LOC140836064 gene encoding putative multidrug resistance protein, translated as MGKKDGIFRYADRVDKFLMFFGTLGSIGDGLQIPLMMFVLSSVINEYGSLNSGISTHSVDKYALRLFYVAIGVGLSAFIEGLCWARTAERQSSCMRLEYLKSVLKQEVGFFDTQAVDSSNTYQVVTTISSDSNTIQVTIGEKIPDCLAYMSSFFFCLIFAFSLSWKLTLAAIPFSLMFIVPGLGFGKMMMDVAIQTIESYAIAGGIAEQAISSIRTLYSYVAETRTLEKFSNALQKTMELGIKQGFARGLMMGSMGVIYISWGFQAWVGSLLVSKKGEKGGDIFVAGFNVLMGGLNILTALPNLTAITEAKSAAIRIAEMIDREPAIDSDDKKGKALSYVRGEIQFIGVYFCYPSRPETPILEGLDLTVPAGRTVGLVGGSGSGKSTIISLLQRFYDPAEGEILLDGYKINRLHLKWLRSQMGLVNQEPVLFATTIKENIILGKEDASMEDIENAAKAANVHDFIVKLPDAYETQVGQFGVQLSGGQKQRIAIARALIRNPKILLLDEATSALDSESERIVQKAIDQASKGRTAIVIAHRLSTIKLANLIMVIKSGRVVESGSHDELMQLNDGEYFKMVELQQSTTETETTTNFNYQNGRNHHRMGVPPSPMSVMSSPRTPTLNPFSPAFSRSTPFSAPYSMQYEASYDSDEENFNQQAHPAPSQFRLLKMNAPEWRRAFLGCLGAIGSGAVQPINAYCVGALISVYFREDKSSITSHARIYSLVFVGLGFFSFFTNLLQHYNFAIMGEKLTKRVREMILNKLMTFEIGWFDQDENTSAAICARLSTEASMVRSLVGDRMSLLSQATFGAIFTYILGLVLTWRLALVMMAAQPLLIGSFYARSVLMKSMSAKAQVAQKEGSQIASEAIINHRTITAFSSQKKIVGLFRDTLEGPRKESVRQSWFAGVGLFSSQFLAAASTALAYWYGGRLLAKDQISPERLFQAFLALLFTAYTIAEAGSMTKDISRGSTAVSSVFAILDRKSEIDPESPRKTDATKINVRGRVELRSVVFAYPTRPEELILKGLSLKINAGTTVALVGQSGSGKSTILGLIERFYDPINGLVCIDEKDIREYDLRTLRSHIALVSQEPTLFAGTIYDNIAYGQNDARESEVRKAARLANAHEFISGMKDGYETYCGERGVQLSGGQRQRIALARAILKDPTILLLDEATSALDSMSESLVQEALGKMMVGRTCVVVAHRLSTIQKSNSIAVIKEGKVAEQGSHSDLLALGNRGAYHSLVKAQGGNSPYR; from the exons ATGGGGAAAAAAGATGGCATTTTTCGATATGCGGATAGAGTGGACAAATTCTTGATGTTTTTTGGGACTTTAGGTAGCATTGGAGATGGATTACAGATCCCTCTCATGATGTTTGTTCTAAGTTCTGTGATTAATGAGTACGGATCTCTTAATAGTGGGATCTCTACTCATTCGGTTGACAAG TATGCACTCCGGCTATTCTATGTCGCAATTGGAGTGGGACTATCTGCTTTTATTG AAGGATTATGTTGGGCAAGAACGGCAGAGAGACAAAGTTCTTGCATGAGATTAGAGTACCTGAAATCCGTCCTTAAACAAGAAGTTGGTTTCTTTGACACACAAGCAGTGGATTCTTCGAACACTTATCAAGTTGTCACGACAATATCATCCGACTCCAATACAATACAGGTCACCATAGGCGAAAAG ATACCTGACTGCCTTGCTTACATGTCATCTTTCTTCTTCTGTCTGATATTTGCATTCTCACTATCATGGAAGCTCACTTTGGCTGCTATACCATTCTCCCTAATGTTCATCGTCCCTGGACTTGGCTTTGGAAAAATGATGATGGACGTGGCAATACAAACAATAGAGTCGTATGCAATTGCTGGTGGAATTGCAGAACAAGCAATATCTTCAATTAGGACGTTATACTCATATGTTGCAGAGACTCGAACACTCGAAAAGTTCAGTAACGCACTCCAAAAAACGATGGAGCTAGGCATAAAGCAAGGTTTTGCAAGAGGGTTGATGATGGGGAGCATGGGAGTAATATATATCAGCTGGGGATTTCAAGCCTGGGTGGGGTCGCTGCTTGTCAGCAAAAAAGGCGAAAAGGGTGGAGATATTTTTGTTGCTGGATTCAATGTTCTTATGGGAGGATT AAATATTTTGACCGCTCTTCCGAACCTGACGGCAATAACAGAAGCAAAGTCTGCTGCCATTAGGATAGCAGAGATGATTGATCGTGAACCAGCCATAGACTCCGACGATAAGAAGGGAAAAGCTCTGTCATACGTTAGAGGCGAAATTCAATTCATAGGAGTATATTTTTGTTACCCTTCAAGACCTGAGACACCAATCCTGGAAGGCTTGGATCTGACAGTTCCAGCAGGTAGAACAGTAGGCCTTGTTGGGGGTAGTGGCTCTGGCAAGTCAACCATAATTTCGCTGCTTCAAAGATTTTACGATCCAGCAGAAGGTGAAATTTTGTTGGATGGATATAAAATAAATAGGCTGCATCTCAAATGGTTGAGATCCCAAATGGGATTGGTTAATCAAGAACCTGTACTATTTGCAACAACCATAAAAGAGAATATAATCCTGGGGAAAGAGGATGCATCAATGGAAGATATAGAAAATGCAGCCAAAGCTGCAAATGTACATGATTTCATAGTTAAGTTGCCAGATGCCTACGAAACTCAA GTTGGTCAATTTGGAGTACAGTTATCTGGAGGGCAAAAGCAGCGAATAGCCATAGCCAGGGCACTGATAAGGAATCCAAAAATATTGCTTCTCGATGAAGCCACAAGTGCACTTGACTCAGAGTCTGAACGGATTGTACAGAAGGCAATAGACCAGGCGTCAAAGGGAAGGACTGCAATTGTCATAGCTCACCGTCTCTCAACAATCAAATTGGCTAATTTGATTATGGTTATCAAGTCAGGAAGAGTAGTTGAATCAGGCTCACATGACGAACTTATGCAACTGAATGACGGAGAGTACTTCAAAATGGTAGAATTGCAGCAATCAACAACTGAGACTGAGACCACAACTAATTTCAATTACCAGAATGGAAGAAATCACCACAGGATGGGTGTCCCTCCTAGCCCCATGAGTGTTATGTCTAGCCCACGTACGCCAACTCTGAACCCATTTAGCCCAGCATTTTCAAGGAGCACACCCTTTTCCGCTCCTTACTCGATGCAGTACGAGGCTTCATATGATAGTGACGAAGAAAATTTCAACCAGCAAGCTCACCCAGCTCCATCACAATTTCGTTTACTGAAAATGAATGCACCAGAGTGGCGAAGAGCTTTTCTTGGATGCTTAGGAGCAATAGGCTCTGGAGCAGTTCAACCAATCAATGCATATTGTGTCGGAGCACTTATATCAGTTTACTTCAGGGAAGATAAATCCTCCATCACATCTCATGCAAGGATTTATTCCCTAGTATTTGTTGGCCTTGGATTCTTTAGCTTCTTCACCAACCTTCTGCAGCACTACAATTTCGCAATCATGGGAGAAAAGTTAACCAAAAGGGTTCGGGAGATGATTCTGAATAAACTTATGACTTTTGAAATTGGGTGGTTCGATCAAGATGAGAATACAAGCGCAGCAATATGTGCTCGCCTGTCAACAGAAGCCAGCATGGTTCGCTCTCTTGTTGGGGATCGCATGTCACTTTTGTCTCAAGCCACTTTTGGGGCTATCTTCACCTATATCCTAGGCCTCGTTTTAACATGGAGACTAGCCCTTGTGATGATGGCAGCTCAACCTTTACTAATAGGGAGCTTTTATGCGAGGAGTGTTCTGATGAAGAGTATGTCTGCAAAAGCTCAAGTAGCACAAAAAGAGGGAAGCCAAATTGCAAGCGAAGCAATCATTAATCATAGAACCATAACCGCCTTTTCGTCTCAGAAAAAGATAGTGGGGCTTTTTAGAGACACGTTAGAAGGCCCGCGGAAGGAGAGTGTTAGACAATCCTGGTTTGCAGGTGTTGGCCTCTTCAGCTCTCAGTTTCTTGCAGCAGCTTCAACAGCTTTAGCTTACTGGTACGGAGGGAGGCTATTGGCAAAGGATCAAATATCTCCAGAGAGACTCTTTCAAGCATTTCTAGCACTTCTATTTACTGCATATACCATTGCAGAGGCTGGGAGTATGACCAAAGATATATCTAGAGGAAGTACTGCCGTAAGTTCAGTTTTTGCAATACTCGATAGAAAGAGTGAGATCGATCCCGAAAGCCCAAGAAAAACTGATGCTACTAAAATCAATGTCAGGGGCCGAGTGGAGCTGAGAAGTGTAGTCTTTGCGTATCCCACAAGACCTGAAGAATTAATCTTGAAGGGTCTCAGCCTTAAAATCAATGCTGGAACCACTGTAGCATTGGTTGGCCAGAGTGGATCAGGGAAATCCACAATCCTTGGGCTCATTGAAAGATTTTATGATCCTATCAACGGATTGGTGTGCATTGATGAAAAGGACATCAGAGAATACGATCTCAGAACCTTGAGGTCACACATTGCATTGGTCAGCCAGGAGCCAACACTATTTGCCGGAACCATCTACGACAACATAGCATACGGGCAAAACGATGCGAGGGAATCTGAAGTAAGGAAGGCAGCAAGGCTAGCAAATGCCCACGAATTCATAAG TGGAATGAAAGATGGATACGAAACATATTGTGGGGAACGAGGCGTGCAGCTATCCGGAGGGCAGAGACAAAGAATAGCATTAGCTCGTGCCATTTTGAAGGACCCCACAATCCTGTTGTTGGACGAAGCAACGAGTGCTCTCGATAGCATGTCGGAGAGCTTGGTTCAAGAAGCACTGGGGAAGATGATGGTAGGAAGAACGTGTGTTGTCGTTGCTCATCGATTATCGACTATACAGAAATCAAACTCCATCGCTGTGATCAAAGAAGGGAAAGTTGCAGAACAAGGCTCGCATTCTGATCTGCTGGCCTTGGGAAATCGAGGTGCATACCATTCTCTAGTTAAAGCACAAGGTGGCAACTCTCCATACCGCTAA